The genomic window TTTTCAAGTTCTTAAACAAACATCCTTACCAAGAGGTGAAACACGGGGCTGTATGTCCTTGAGAACTTCATGCAGCCATTCAGTGAACCGAATATAGTAGAGATCTGAGAAGATGTCATCGACTCGGCCATTTTCAAAGAGATACTGTAAGAGAGTCACAGCACAGTCCAGTACAGTGGTAGCAAGTGTGTTCTTCAGACCACACCTTACCCTAAGGGCCCAGGTACTCAGTTAGCTGAGCATTTTACAGAAGAGCACCAAAGACTAATACATTTTACTTGAAGAGGACTCCTGCACCCAGGCTACTATAGGGTAGCTAATCTCAATTACTACCATGGGAatgccaaaacagaaaaaggaaaaagcatctTACAAAGTAAAGCTGTTTGGATTTTACCTTTTACATCAGCTGTGTTCACTCCAAGTTATTTCACATGACATTTCACATGTTCTTTGGACACTACTTTTTCAGGTTAATGACAGAGATGCTCAATTCCCCTGTCAGAGTTTAGCTCTGTTCCTGCACCTCTTTCAGAAAGCACACTAACATTACCAGCTCAGATTTCTCACATCACACAAAGCTAAGTTCTTGCCTGTTAAAGCTTCAACTAGATTAAGTTTTGACATGGACAACTTCTTCAAACATCATCCAACCCTCCTCTTCCCGCTAAAAAACTAAAAGGGTTTATTATTCTCACCACAATACAGAACTCAGTTTCAACAATTCTTCACAAACTTAACTCAGAGGTGAAAGCACTGCTGTGCACTAATGACAAGTGATCTgaggtttttggggttttttttaagcagagaaacttttttcatataaaatgtTGGGAAGCTTAATAGAAGCCAGAGCCTCCATTTGTACCACCAAGAGTCCTCCCTACACATGCTGACAACATGTACAGCAACACAGCCCACAGAGTGTCCTGCCCTACCTTCTGAATACACAGGAAGATATAGTAGAGCACATCTGGATCGTAGGGTTCACCATCACCATTTCGAGCTTCCCGTGTCATTAAGCACAGCCCGTAATTCAGCTCAGCCACAGCTGAGGAGATGAGATCCTCCTGGAACCTCAGCAGCTGACGCCCTGGGGGAACAAAACAAAGCTATATTATTGAAGCCATAAAGCTATGTCATTTACCAATATTTCAGGATCAATTTCCCACATCTCACAGCTTTGTTGTTTTATCTGGCAGGTCCAGTACCACCTCATTCCTCCAGCATAGTAAAGTAAGCTGAAATAAATCAAGATCTTAGGCTGTCAGATTTACTAAAGATAAAACAGGCAAGAGTTTAATAGGAAGATCCTCTGCCCTGCCAAATACATGGTTATTGCCTTCTTCTACCATGTCCACAACGAAATGCTGCCCTGCAACAATGggaaaacagcagctccatGACTACTCTACCAGCTTGGCTGACATTCACAGCCTGTTTGTGTGTCCATGTACCACAGTCATCCAGTGACCTGTTCTACTCCTACCAGCCCAGTGGTCAAGAGGGTCCAGCATCGAGCTAACACCTCCCTTGGGAATGTCCTGTGACAGTGGCAGTACCCCTTAACTAGGATAGCAGAGTAAATCaaagtttaaatttaaaaacagtCACTGACTAAACACAAGTTTTCCAGAGAGGTAAACACCTCACATTTCAGTCATTCCTAATCCTActtgaaaggaaacaaaggcCACGTTGGCATGTCACTTACTTCCAATAGGTGCTAGTCTATTTTGGGCttctttttccagctctgcattcttggtctgtgcccagctcttCCACACTTCAAGACCTTCTTCTGGCTTCAGAGAATTTGGAAGTAGAAGTTCAGGTGAAGTCTGCGGTTGTGGCTGTGGTTCAACTTCAGCAACCTGAACAGTTTGAGCctatgaaagaaaacacttcagtTTATACACACACTACAATCTGCAACAGCTGGACAAAAACCAAGTAAAGCCACAacacctccagccccaggaTATCAGCCTTCTGCAACACTCCTCTCTAACAGGAGGAGTTAACCCAAGGAATGCAACTTTTGCTGTCCAACATGAATTGCTGCTCAGAAGAGTATTCTACTCTCCAAGAACACTTTTAGTTTGAATGGACACCTATTTCTCCAGCTGCCTCGTCACTCTGAACCACCAATGAAGTCCATCTCACTACAAGAGTGgcccacagcccctcacagacaccaccagcccccagcagggatGAAAAGGAAGGTGCCATCAGCTTTACTAACACTGCTGCTCCACACCTGGACTGCCCTGAGGAAGGTTCTAGACACAATCACATGCTgccatccctccccacccagGCTCTCTGCACTATGCAGTATATTAACAGGCACATAGAAAAAATACACTCTGTTCTTATCACCAACAACAGATAAGATTAATTAATTTGGAAGAGATCTAAAGCAATTAGACTAGAAAACCAGCATCAAAGCATCAATTCAGTTGCATTGGAATGTTCTCAAAATACCAAATACTGCTAATGAGGATGACCTACTATTATACAAAGAGCAACTGTATGAGTTATTACAGACCCTAAGACATCTTCTCTTTGGAAGTTTACTTTGCAGCAGGACCTTAGGTCACTAAGAATTAGTAACTGAAATTTATTTGTCAGGCAAGCAATGGCACCAATCCAAAACCAGCAGTGAACCCTCCAGCTGCACTCACTCTGCATTCTTCACTACAGCTTCTCAATTCTGTGCCACAGAAGGTGTCATGCCTACTTCAATTAAGGGCTTTACAGACCTTAGTCAAGCTCTCACTGGCATCCCAAATGTTACAGAGATAGCAATTCTTACATCAAAAgttttgctttctccttcttAAGAGCTAccccaaaaaaatccatttccttCGATACTGCCAAGTGTCAATATTAGTGCAaaataacaaagcaaaaccatcTTAAGAGGCAAAGTCCGCAAGAGTCTCAGACTGGAGCTTTCCAACTGCCTCTGTTTGGTTTTCCATTTCCTGCATCAACTCTTTACAGCTTTGTGCTtctcagcccctgcagcagctgatgtTCAGCATGGCTGCAGTGACTGAAAGGCCCAGCCTTAACCAAGGTAGACGGTGACAAAGTTTGAGTTGAGAAGTAACGCCCCTGCCTTAGAGGACAGAGTCCAAGGGTGACCTGACACCTTGTCGTTGTAGAAGCCAGGACTgagtctctgctctgctccagaatGCTGCCCCATCACTCTCCAGAGAGGTGAAAGCTTTCCAGAGCCAACTCCCTCCTTCAGCCCAACCCAAGGACAGTCTTCTGCCTTGACCTCACAGGCACCTTATCCAGCCTGAGGGTTGGACACAGTCTGGAGTTAATCTGCCAAACGGGCAGTTGCTTCTTAACACAACTATTTTTTCACAAACAGAGCAAAATAGCTACACCTTGCCCAGATTCCACAGACGacagtgcagggcaggcaggcaaaTTCCTGTTTCAAATTCTCAGTTTCAGGGTTTTGAGAGGGACAACTCCTACAAGTTTGATGTTCACCTACAGCAGCTTTATTGCCCTCTTAGAGGAAGAGGGCACCTCTCCTGCAATTGCCTCTGTATTTAGAGGCTTGTGCCACACCTCACACTCTACAGAACTGGGATCAGAAAACTGCCTGATACCCAAGAATTGCAGACCACTGTACACAGGAATACACAGTGTCAGCAGAAGCTTTACAAGTAATCATTGAAGAAATTATGGAGCTAATACCTCAGAAAGGATCCCAAGAACATGGTTCATGCTCTTACAAGACCCTACAACAAGTCTGAAGTCTGTTTaggagaaaggcaaaaagtTCTATCAATTTAGTTTGTTTAAGCAACGGAAAGTGATAAAATGATCTCTGAATTGCCAATAAAGGGAAGAGATGAGTTGCAGGAGGTTCTTTGGAACATGACAGAACCAAAAGAAACACCATCACAAACACCCCTGTGCATGACAAGATCCATAAGCTGTAGCTTACAGTACAGTTTTATAAAACAGGGCATCCAGCACCTGAAAGTTACCTAGAGCTGTAGGGAACTCCTTTTGGTGAAGACTTTGGGGGGCTTATTGCCCATGATCAACACAAAAACAATCAGATATGACTACAGAAAGCAATCCCCCTCATCTCAGTGCTTATTGATAAAGCAAAGGGCACATACACCTTTACAAGCCAACAGTGTTATTCAAAAACTGGAAGGAACTTGTAACAACAGGTATGCTAGCAGGCTTGGGTGTTTCTGCCTTCATTCCCTTCAGCCAAAAAAGGCTTTGACAGATAAATCACTTTTCACTTTCTAGTAATAAAAACTAAGTTACATCCATTTGCACATATCAGAGACCACTCACTAATAGCTCAAGTAATTCAAGCTTTAAAAGTTGGTTTGAAATAATCCATGGCTTAAAGCTGGCAACAAAGCCTTGAAGAAACACTAACCAGGTTGGCTGCCACATGTGCCATAGACCATGGAGAGGTGCTTACTTGCCAATGCTCATTATTGTGCTCTTGAACACCAGGCATTTACCAGAAGCTGGACACAGTGTTACACTTGATCCAGGAAGTTTGCTCACAACTAGTCAGATTTCGACACTTTACCTGGGCACTGGATCTACTGAGCACTCCACGTGTCATGTAACACAAAGTAATGGTAACTAGGTGACTAATATATATTTGCACATCTTATTTGGCTGTAATCATCCCTGCCCATCTACTGCAACCCCTGAAACAGCTCAGGAGAACTCTGCAGCCCTCAGAATACCTGCCGTGAAGAAGCTGGCAATGAGCACATACCTATTAATTTACACTATGACGATCAAGACTGTACTTTCTCTTGGAAAGTTTTGAATCCTATAATTATGTACTAACATTAACACATTGCAGAGTTACACCTATCAAATGCCCTCTATCACGCCCAAGCTACCAACACAGACACAACTCTGCTTCCTAGACACCAGCTGTCTGTTGACATGCTCCCTCTCCACATTTGCAAGTTGTTAATCACAGACTGGACCAAGAAGCAGTTTTAACTTACTGAACAAGTGACTtgtagctgctgctgcccccctTGCTCTTGGGGTGtgggctgctgctgttgctgctgcgGGTCCCATATGTGCACTGTCTGTGCCGTATTCTGGTATGTCCCTGCCACAGCCTGCACTGCCACTGGAATGTGGATGTTGCCATTCATGAACTGTGCTGGAAAGATCGAATTAGCAAGAGTCTGCACCACTTCCTCATGAGAGTTCTTCACGACTGAAGTACTTCCCACCATCTTATCCTTGTCATCTTCCAGCTTCACGGTGGCCAGTGTCGTTGGCGAGCCGCTGACGTGGACGGCATTGTAGGCCTCCTGAGGGATGGCAATGTGGGTGATGTTTTGCTGCTGAAGGTCACCACGTGGCTGAGCGGAGTAAACAGGGATGGTCCAAGTCTCTCCAGTGGGGCTTGTAATGGTCCCAGTGGCACTGTACAGGTGGGCACTGTCCACTGTCAACAAGTCTGGCCTTAAAGAGACATAACTTTGCTGCTGGCCCTGAGGAATGGCCAGCACTGTGGCAACCGGCTGCCCTGAAATAGCGTATGACACAGTAATAGGCATATCCACTTTACGTTTCTTCACTGGCTGAAGGACACTGGCAGAGCTGATCCGCCTCTCTCCCTCTCGTGGGGAGCCTTGCTGAGAAGGTGGAGGTGACAGAGCCCCAACTGTTTGGATCTGTATCTGCTGCCCACCAGTAATGGCCTGTCCCGCCACAAGCTGGGCCTGGATCTGCTGGTGCTGTAtgtgctcctcctgcagctcgGCAGCCTGGATCTGCTGGGCAGTCTGCACGTGCTGCACCTGGATCTGCGCCGCCTGCAGCTGCgaggggctggggctctgcagagactgGCTCTGTATGGCCTGGGACGCCTGCTGCTGGGCCTGGCCCTGGATCTGCACTTGGACCTGGATGGGCTGTTCCGAAGCCTGATGGACAGAGAGCTGCGGGGAGAGCTGCTGGGCGGAGACCTGCTGTGGGGACTGCTGGACCTGGACCTGAACCTGCAACGACACCAAGCCAGCAGTGAGAGATCAGCAAACACCAGTGAGATCAAACATTGATGGTCCTTCACTGAAGATTTATGCTCCACATCGTTTATGCTCAGTTTTATGATGCCAGATATTAATCCATTAGTAAAGACCTCAGGAAAATGAAACCAAGCTATTCCAAAAGGGCCTGGATGATAACAGCAATATGGTAGATCTGTTTGCTCAGCAGACAGAACAGCACATGAGCTGCATCTCCAGCCTCAAAGCTCTATGGGCTCAAGCCAACAGATCGCATCCTTGGAAGCCACAAGTCTCTTCAGACCTATTTACATTGCTAAAATGTTACTTCAGCACAGGCCTTGAAATATCAAGACTTTAAAGTCACACACCTTACAGGAGTTCACCTCATTCTCACCATGCTCTGAAGATTGTTTTACTGCTTCCCACCCCAGTCCCCAGACAGATGTAGAATGACTTGCAGGCAGTAAGAAACATGGGTAAGCTGAAACCAGCACTTGGCTCTTGCCACATAAAGCACAGGAATATTACTTCTAAACCAATCACTAATAGTAACAGTGCACAAGCAGGTGTCAACTCAGTTACAAGTTCAGTGTCAATCTTTGTCATGCACTAAGGGCCAGTGCTGCAGCATTTCTTTCAAGCTTCAGAAGTATTTCTTTGGCAAGCATAATTACACcaaatctttttttcattatttacttATTCAAATTAATACCATTTATTGTGCAAACTACTCAGTTGTATTTTCTAGCTCGTGCACTTACACAATGCTGAATAACACAGACAGAACATGTTGACTTGATTCCAAAccagtttcttttattttagggaaaaaaaaagaaatcacaccCTCTGTCCAAGGTCTGTCACAGTATCTGGCAGCAGCCCAGGGGCAGACTCAAAGCCAGGAGTCAGAGGTGGCCCCCAGCACAAAGTTCAGGTCTCAACTGCTTCACATCCCAGGCCTCAAACCTTCACTCCCAGGGCACCGAGGTCTGCTCGCCTTGTTCAGGCACTTCACGATGTCGCCCACATCTACACAGACACTTTGTACATCTCCCTTGTCCTAGAAGTGACATCCCAGGTTCCCATGATCATCTGCTTCTCCAGGCCTCATTAACACCTTATCTTAAGAGAGGGAATTAATTACCCAACACCTCTCTCTGGAGCCAACATGGACTGAGCTGCAAAACTGGGTCTTCCTATGCACTCTCACTGTTTCCTACTTCACTGCCTGGAGCTGGTCAGGCTAACCCAGCACCTGGCAGAGATGCTACACCAGTCAACCTGACAACACCAAAAAACTCCCCTTCAGGCCTGCATTGCACAAAAACTCGCTCCCCAACATCATCTCTAAGAAGTCTTGAAAAATGTTAAAGATTCATTTACAGCCCATTAAGAGTtgataagaaaaaaagcagggtAGAAAAAATGCACCACTTGCAGGCCAGTTTCATAAGTCACCTCCTGttaagaattaatttatttccagGAAGAGGAGGGTACAGTTCCTTCTGGGAACTACATGCAATATACTGTAATCCTGATGATGTGGACTATCTACAGTAATTTCCTGCAAGGTAACAAGAAACATGTAACCTTATGTCAGCAGGACAGTTTAAAAAGCTGCATCAGTGAGGGATTTGATCAGGCATtaactgaaaaaggaaagtcACCTGTGGGATGTTTCCTCAGCTCTATTTGTTATAGAACTGCAGCATGAGTGTTGCCTTGGGCAAACAGGCCCAAGCATGGATCCCATGTAGGAGTTCAGTTTAAGAAAGCCAGTTGCAATCACACCTGTAAGGTGAGTATTCTCCCAAATAATCCACTTTAAAAATCACTAATACAGTCCTTAGTATTAATTTAAGTCTTTGTTCAAAAGATGACCTTCAAGGCAAAGGCTAGAGACTGCACAAATTAAACACATTACTGAACACATACATTTTCAGTTTCAAACAAGAAAGTTTTGCTTTATCTGTTAGGatataaaatcacagaaagagGTAAACATGTTATTTGTCCTGTGCTTCTGCAGTGCTTTCACAACTTGCACAGGGTGACTGAAAGCACATTAAAAGTACCCCCACCTTCTCTCCATACACAATTTTACATTATGTTCCTGTTTGTGCTGTAACACatacaaaggaaagaaagactTTTTCTGCTCAGTAAGAATTCAAAGTCTGCTCTTGTGCTGAAACAATTTTATCACTAAGGGCAACTAGAAAGGTAATGGAATAGGTTTTAAGCAAGAGGCCTTGTCAGCAAGAGGCCTGATCTAAGAACAAGTGTGATGGGACAGCGTTTGTGCTCTTCTGCTTTTGTACAAGAGACTGTTTCAGATCAGCTTCTACACTGACCATCTTgtccaactgcctgaccactTCAGGGCTGAGCACAGACCATAAGCTGCAGTTCTGACCTGTTTAAATGCCTCAATAATGACAGGCTTGGGGCACCAACCACCTCCCGGGAGCCTCTTCCAGGGTTTGACCCTTGataaagaaatgcttcccaaTGTCCAGTCTAAaccacccctggcacagcttggaaCCATTAACCATTTCAGAGCCTGAGCCCACAGCCTCTGGAAGTAACAGGCAAGTTCCCTCACTTTCAGCAAATGAGCAGCCCTACGATACCCCCCAGGACTAAATCCCAACTCCTACAGCCCAGAGGTCTTGCCACTGCTTTAGAGTGAATTGCCAACACCCAAAGAAGGAGTCCAGACCCAAACAAGATGAAGAAGTCAGACTCCAGAAACACTTGAAGTTCTCCAAGCTGCAAACTGCAGACATCATGCTTCAAATGAGAGACTGCTTCTATTTAAAAGGATATTGGAGCTCTACCTACCATGCATTACACATCCCCTGTGAATTACATCCATTTTTAACAACCACATCTTGTAGTAAATCCCTCTGTTTTCAAGTAGGTTGTACCCAGGAGGGCTACAAgcattaatttcaaatttaCAGGCTTCACCCAACTGAGACCAGAGCTTCTTACACTGACCtcattgtccttttttttcctcagatagCAAATTAGACAAAGACATACACTAAACATCATCAGTAGATGATTTTTTAGAAGACTGTACTAAAAGGAATGTTTGAAGTTCAGAGGCCATGACCAAGTGGGAGGACCTTAAATCTTCACTTTATGCTGAAGATTAAAGCAAAAATGTTATGCTCAGAATTCCTTGGTTATACCAGTGCAAGAGGGGAACATGCCAAGTTATCAGTACTGAAAAACTAGTTATTGCCAGAAGTCTGGATCCTGCAGCATGAAAacagtcccttcccagcaggcTCCCATCACACAGAGAAACACCTTTTCACCAACAAAGCAGCTGGAAGGTGGATCAAGTGCAGCTAACCAGAGAATCAAAAGCATTGGAAATCAGCCCTGTATTGTAACAGCAGGGCAGAACTAAATTTTTAAGATTCACTTAAAGGAAATCTTCTGTCAACTAAGCTCAAAAACATATTCTGTCCTCAGCTGAGAACATGCAAAGAGTAAATAAGTAACTCCATGAACACAAGAAGAGCTGAGGCCTGGTTGCCAAAACTTTTTTCCCCCGTGGCTGACAGACAAACCTTCAAGAAGGATTCATAGCACATCTGCCCTGCACAGATTCTCTGCCCGAAAAGGAATCAGACTGAAAAACTGCAGTTCTGAAACAATTAAGTTGAGATTTCCTTTGCTTAGTAATTCTTTCATCTATGGACTGACAGGGTTATCTAATATTTCCTAAAATCTAACTCTGAATAAGCACATACCAACTCTTACAAGGAGATCTTGGTTTCTCAGGCTGTTTACACCAGCAAGAAGTAGTACACGCCAGAAGCAGACCTCAGAACACTGAAGAGCTACTAACATGTCCACACTATACATACCAAGACTATTTCAAACTTAGATCTAGTCTTGCTCACTAGCCAAGCCTGACAAACACTGACACAAGGCTGCATCTTACAGCTTATTTTCATCCAGCAGCAATCTCAAAGGACAGGCTCCAAACCTACAAGTAACCAGGGGCAAGTGACCAACTTCCTTGTGCTTCAAATCCCCTCCAGAAGCAACGTGGGTGCATTTCAAACTTCCCACACAAAGTCAAACACTTGGACAAAAAGTCAGTGAGAGCACGAGAAGagcaatttccatttttttagcTAAATTTAAGGACAGAAGTCTTAAAACACACTTCCTTCAACAACAGTCCTAAGCTACAGCAAGTGCAGCACTAAAAACTAACACTGTAACAAAGAATTCCTTCTGACTTTACACCAGAAAACGTACATGCAGGaacaaaacagatttaaaatgcAGAGTAAGTGAACAGACTGACCAGTGAAGTAGCAGGAAATGTTGGAACTTTTTGTTTAACTACTTTACCAGAAGTCCTTTGCTATCTAAGCAAACAAGGGAAGGGTACAAGTCAGCTTTTGAGAACAACTGCCAGACAGATTCTCACTCCAGGTTTTTCCTCTGCTCATTCATCAACATCAGAGAGAGAATTCCATCAGCCAAATTAGGCCTTGGATGTGTTTGAACAGTTACAATATGAAGATTATGCTGCCAAGCTGTACACTGGGGCAGAATTTAGGCCTAAAACAGTTAaatgaacaaaggaaaaacagctcACCTGCCCAACAGAAGCCCTAATTCCACGTGCAAGGAGGTGCTGCCTTGAGAACACCACTGATGAGTGCACCACTCCTCAGTGTCCCATTCAGCCCCAGCAAATGCTAATTAATACCCACTGCTGCACAACAATCATACTGACATATTTTTCAAACATAAACCTCCAAGCTAACTTTAAAACCAACACAGAGACAGGGGACCTACACCCAAGGGAAACAAGGGAAAGACACATtctgtgcagagccagagctAAGACTTTTTTCTAAGCTACTTAAGGGCATCTTTCCCTGCCTTGTGTCATTACTAACGGCTTCCTGTAATGGTCTGAAGTCACAAAATAGACTGAGGGAAGAGTGAAAAAGCTGAACAATAAACACATAAGGAACTGAGACATTAGAAAGGCACAAGTGTTAACTGAAAGGTATTTTACAGAGGCATTTAAGCATTCCCCGTGCTGTACCATCCTCCACTCAAGCCCTGACCCAGAAACTCTTCCCATCTAGACATCAGCAGGCTCATAAAAAGCTGAAACTGAGATCTTTCCCACAGGCCTCCCAAGCAAAGGTACTTTCTGTCCTCTGATACTCTTTCagttaaattttctttaaatcttctcagggaggaggaagagacaCAAGACGTTGGCTGACCCCTGTGGAAGCCCCGTACTCAGTGAGCGAGTCGGCGCTGACACTTCCCGCTGGGATCATCAATTCCACGGCCTCAGTGCTCGGGAACGACGAGCAACAACCTCACCAGAGGCACAGCTGATAAAACTCCTACCTGACTGGAGCAACACAGCCCTCTGCCAGCCACCCTGTGATACACCACAGGGTACAACAACCCCCCACACTGAACTCTTTCTTAGGATCACTAATGACACTGCTGTGACGCTGGTGTGGAAGGAGCTCCAGGACTGTGGGACTGGCTGGTGTGTTTAACCCAACAGTTGCAGCCACTCagtctttaaaataaacatttggcAACAACTTGTTGAACCTTTTAGGCAAGAAAATCTTAAGGTGGCAACTTCTTCAAACAGGAAATTTATTTTGCCAGgataaataaaagcagcaagCAGCCAAACACTGTCTTTGACAGTCCACAGCAAGTAAAATCCAGGGTGAAACCTGAGCACTGCCTGTCACTGCGAGCAGAAGGATCAGCCACGAGGTCACCTGACTGGTCGTATTATTAGTCACCTTCAGCAGAACTGTCACAGTGCCAGACACAAGCACAGTCATTCAAAGGGTCTTCCACTGATCTGCAATTGGATTAGCAAGAACTAAACAGATTATCAAGTCAAGTACTGGGATGACACAACTTTAAGCAAAAGCGAAGAGGCTTCGGCAGATGACCAGAATTTGTCACAATACAACACAAACAGTATTTTAGCAAAAGGAGCCAGCTGGACCAGGTCACAACAAAATCCAGCTGTATTCAgaccctgtgctctgctgccacagtgACACTCCAGAGACAAGTGAATCCTACATCATGGGTTTAACATAAATCATGTCTTGGTAACAAAtcttgaaagacagaaaaaaactcttACAAAGGGGTAAAGATATTCCTTCTCCATCCTATTCTTGCAGAAAAACTTCAAGGTAATTCTGAGCTAGCTGCTCAAACACACCTGAGTCCAACTGCCCTGCTGATACACAAAAGCTGCAGCCAGACCCAGCACCAGATGTGCCACCTCAGTGTTCAGGGGGCTTGTAACCCCCTGAAGTGACCAGCAGGGCAGACAACACAAACACTAATTAAGAGCTGTGCTGACAGATGGGAAAGGAGATATCCAAAAGCAGAGGCACATCAAAAACAAGGA from Pithys albifrons albifrons isolate INPA30051 chromosome 3, PitAlb_v1, whole genome shotgun sequence includes these protein-coding regions:
- the QRICH1 gene encoding transcriptional regulator QRICH1, which encodes MNNSLENTISFEEYIRVKARTIPQHRMKEFLDSLASKGPEALQEFQQTATTTMVYQQGGNCIYTDSTEVAGSLLELACPVTTSIQQQTQPEQQIQVQQPQQVQVQVQVQQSPQQVSAQQLSPQLSVHQASEQPIQVQVQIQGQAQQQASQAIQSQSLQSPSPSQLQAAQIQVQHVQTAQQIQAAELQEEHIQHQQIQAQLVAGQAITGGQQIQIQTVGALSPPPSQQGSPREGERRISSASVLQPVKKRKVDMPITVSYAISGQPVATVLAIPQGQQQSYVSLRPDLLTVDSAHLYSATGTITSPTGETWTIPVYSAQPRGDLQQQNITHIAIPQEAYNAVHVSGSPTTLATVKLEDDKDKMVGSTSVVKNSHEEVVQTLANSIFPAQFMNGNIHIPVAVQAVAGTYQNTAQTVHIWDPQQQQQQPTPQEQGGQQQLQVTCSAQTVQVAEVEPQPQPQTSPELLLPNSLKPEEGLEVWKSWAQTKNAELEKEAQNRLAPIGRRQLLRFQEDLISSAVAELNYGLCLMTREARNGDGEPYDPDVLYYIFLCIQKYLFENGRVDDIFSDLYYIRFTEWLHEVLKDIQPRVSPLGYILSSHVTEEMLWECKQLGAHSPSTLLTTLMFFNTKYFLLKTVDQHMKLAFSKVLRQTKKNPSNPKDKSTSIRYMKAPGMHQTGQKVTDDMYAEQTENPENPLRCPIKLYDFYLFKCPQSVKGRNDTFYLTPEPVVAPNSPIWYSIQPISREQMEQMLTRILVIREIQEALAVANASTMH